TTTTGTGGGGACCCCAGGACTGTCGTTGGGGGAGGGGCGGGGACGGGGGTGCAAAAGACACGGAAGCAAGAATGCAGCTCAAATTACAGTGATAAGACACCGGAAGTGGAATGGCTTCATTTGAAAAGTCAGAGGCGGGGGGAAAGTGGCTTGCCTCTTGTCGGCTACATCATTTAGCCACAGGTGATTTCAAATGCCTTCTTCATGGAACGCTCAGGGTTTTTACATACGGATTGGATATTTGTGTACGTTTTAATTTGTGTGATGCTGCAGAATTTTCCTTTTCTAGGACTTCAGAGAAAACCAAAGAATAACAGTGGGAGGGGATGGGGAAGGGTGTCATAAAGCAGGAGCAATTTGCCCCACATCAAATGTGATCGTCAAATGGCATAAGGTTTCATGTATTTGTATGAGACATTTGATGAGGGGACCCAACACAATATCATGTGAAGAACAGTTAAAGGGCGCAGGGAGATTTGACTCGAGGGGGTATGCTTGTTGCTTCCAGTATCTAATGGGCTGTGGGGTGGCATAGGAATCTGTCAGTCTGCCATAGCACAGGGTCAACAGACGGAAACCCCAGAGAGATTCAACCCCATGTAAAGTAGAGCTGTGCAcacaaaatggatttttttcaaggAGTTAGTGCGTTCCTACTGATCAAAAATATTGAAGCATAAATAGATATTTAAGCATGATGTTAAAGCATAGATATTTTTGAGCATAGATATTTAGAGATGCTGAAGTGGGAATAAAGTTTCAGGTGAATGACTGTGTTGATCAATGCTTCCCAAACCTGACTGGTCATCAGAATTACCTGAAGAGTATATgcctgtgtgtgtacatgtttttaaatatatttaggaGATCTGGGATGGGCTtcaggaatatttatttttagtaatcTTCCCTGATAATTCTGATATAATCAGTTAGTTTGGGAAATATTGTCATTAGAAGCATTAAGTTACTTTCCAGCCTATGATAAAGCGTAACATAAATTTAAatcatagttttcatttttaatattctcaaaatccTAATTTCCCAGTCAAGAAAACTTAGGCATCAACCAGAAGGAACAGGCCACGGCACTCTTCCCTAAACTGACCTCTCCAGCACACCTTGTCGGGCCTTGTTGCCGGTTGCCTGGACATCCAGTCTGCCAGCAGTTGGGAGTTTTCCTCCCCATGTGAAATAGAGATTGGATGCCAGCCAGAAAGGCAGGTAAAACACTCCTATGGGCATCCTCTCTGCCACCCTCCTGCTCTTGGGCAACTGACAGAGCAAAGGCACCTGGCCTCAGTGACTAAGATTTCAGTCTGTGTGGTTATCTGTAGTGTTGCCGTGTACTAGGCCCAGTGAGAATGGCACAGACTCTTCATTCTGAGGGCAGCCCCAAAGTAATGGCAACCCCCTAGGGCAGGTGTGGGCTTGTGGGGCAGTTCCCTCGCACCTGACCAGTGATTAGTGCCCTCCCACGAGGACGTTGGTGCTGTGAAAGCTGTGACCTCCCTCTGTCTTGTCCTGTACTGGACTCAGAgtgctagcacagtgcctggtgcttGCTAAAGAGACActgaattccttcttttcttcttaggtCTATTCTAGGTGGCAAGAGTCATGCAGTTCTCCAGCTTAGCCAGGGCAGCAGATGAGAACTTTGACTATTTGTTCAAGATTATCCTCATCGGAGATTCCAATGTGGGCAAGACATGTGTGGTGCAGCATTTCAAATCCGGGGTCTACACAGAGACACAGCAAAACACTATTGGGGTGGACTTCACCGTGCGCTCCCTCGAGATCGATGGCAAGAAAGTGAAGGTCAGAGGTGCTGGGCGCTGGCTCTGCCTCTGGAGCCAGACTTACAATACAGAAACACATGCCTGAGGAATAAAGGATTTAAGTATaaaacatgaaatcataaaagtaccagaaaaaaaaacaacaccctGGAGAAATTTTTATCATTGTGCAATGGGGAAGTCAGGCTTTTAAGACAAGAACccataaaggaaaatattactTAGTTGTCTAAAGGTCAAATTTATATACCCTTGTATATGATGTTATAAAAAGGCCAAATTTCTACATACTCGAAAATACCATAAACAAAGACAAAAGATGAATGACAAACtggaaagaaatatttgcaaatatgggACTGAAAAAGGGCCAATTTCTCAAATGTGAAAAGAGCCCTGATCAGTATCTAAGAAAAAAGACCAACAACGAAATATGAAAAGTAGGCAATTCACAGATTGGACAAAACTCCTATTTCACAAATTTTATAAGAACTAGCTCATAAATTTATATAAAGATGGAAAGTTGCCCATGCTCACTCATAATGAAAGAAGTgccaattaaaataacagtgagatACTCTCTTTTTACCCATTTGACTAGAAAAGATCAAAAAGTGTTAGTGAAAATGTAGAAAGTCGATCTTGTTTGCGGTCCTGATGAAAAACAACAGTGAAAAGACATTTTAGAGACAATCAGGAAAAATTTAATATGGTCTGAGCATTAGATAAAACCAAGGAGTTACTGAAAAGTTTATTGGCAGTAATAATGGTATTGTGGTTATAAGAAAAAGTCCATTTTTATAGGGATATATATTGATGTAAGTTGAGATGAAATGACATGAAGTCTGGGATTCACTTTAATAAAATAGCACCTCAAAGAAATCAACAGAAAGAGCTAGATAAATTAACAGTGGCAAAATCTTGATAATTATTGAATCTGGTTGATGGATATGTGAATTCGTGGTTCTATGCTCTCTAGTTTGGTGTATGTTcataaactttctttaaaaaaatacagtttataagTAGTGTGAGGTATGAAGAAACAGGTACCTTCAGACACTATTGAAGGGTATAAATTTGTTACCGCTGATTGGGATGGTAATTTAGAGGGTATTATCATGAAGACACCCCTAAATATGAATAGCTGAGTGGTCCTTTCAAATCAAAACAGTTCAACAAATACTATCACCTTTGTGAATATCAATGCACAGGCTCAAAAGATAAACCCCAAAATCTAGACACAGGGATGATTGAGGTGAAAAGGCAAGAAAGCTGCACACCCCAGGACACTGGCTCCGTCTCTCCAAACAAACCATCCTTAGGCGGCGGCTCCCAGATGTGAATGTACATCCAAGTTGCCCTAGGGAGCAGACGCAGTAAACTGTTTTTCAGGTGAGAGGTGAGCAAGTTCCTGTCAGGCATGGGAACCCCTCATGCAGacccctctctgcctcctccagaTGCAGGTGTGGGACACCGCAGGCCAGGAGCGATTCCGGACCATCACCCAGAGCTACTATCGCAGCGCCCACGCAGCCATCATCGCCTATGACCTCACCCGGCAGTCCACGTTTGAGTCTGTTCCCCACTGGATTCACGAAATAGAAAAATATGGAGCAGCAAACTTGGTCATTATACTAATTGGTATGGCATTTTTAAAGCGTTTCGCTTTTCTTTGTTGGCCCCCTTTGCTGATACTCAGCTTTTTCTGTGTTTCCAATGGCCGTGGAACCTGAAATTATAGAAGTGCAAGTGGTAGACAGAACTCAGAAAGTGTCTGACCCCAAAATTCCCATCAGATTCACTTGAGAATAAGAGTGAGATGGTGTGAACTTGCTAAGAACACAGATTCCAAAGTCCCATCCTAGAATTTCTCATTCCAGAGACCTGGGATTGGGGCCTAGACACCTGGAATGGGGACAGACATCTAGATGGAGGGTGATTTGATGCACACATTTGTGTAGATCAGAAAGGAGGTACTCTGTAGTCTGAGGTTCAGGGTCAGATGCCTGAATTCCCAGAGGGAGCTACTCAGATGACTATGACTGGCTACCCTCGAATTACTTCTTATATCCAGTAACACAGTCAGCAAATCTTAACAAATCAACATCAAATTAACAGCAACTTCAAGCCCACAAAGGAAACTCACAGCTTGAAACGAGCCGCCTATTGTGATTCAGAAAAGCGTGATGGGTCTGTCACTTCTCTACAGTATTAGCTGTGTGAGCAGAGccatctttcctcccttccaagtaCAAGACAGTTTACCAAGTGGCTGCTTAACTCTGGCAAGTTGGTTTAGgcccttgctactcaaagtgtggtccgtggaccagcagcatcagctggggtTTGTTAAAAGTGCAAGATCTCTGGTCCCATCCTAGACCAACTACATTTAAGTCATCATTTGATTTTAACAGGATCCTAAAGAGATTCATATGCAAAGTAAAGTTTGCAGAGCGCAGATCTAAAGGATGAGCTGTGAGACTGAGAAAAAGCAAAATGTACCATGTTTAATGGCTTACTCATCCAGCGATAAGCATATCCCAGCTCCCTGGCATCTCaccctctgagccttagtttcctcatctataagatgCAATGAATACTTAATGGAGTTGTAAAAATTTAatttgataatgtacataaattctcagcagtgcttggcacatagtaagtgcttaataaagggtaggatttgtttctagaAAGCTCATTTGAGGGACTAACTCATCTGTTTCTCAAATGATTTGGGGCTTATGGCGAGGGTACAAGTCCTGGAACCTAGGAAAAGCCAGCGATCAAGCCCCAACCAGAGCAGGAACAGCAGTGCAGCCAGGCCACCGCCAACAAGCGAGACCCTGGGCTGTCAGTGCCGGGCTCCCTGAACCAGTCTTCTGCGCTCTCTCCTGAATATGTTTCCTCTCAGAGAGCTGCTTCTCAATGCCAGATAACCTGTGCCTGCctgtctctccccctctccctcccacatGAGTCTCTCAAAGCATCACCCGGCCTTCACCTCTCACAACCTCCCTCATTCTCTCAGCATCTGCAGGCTCACATTTCTCAGAAAGGGAATCCTACAACCCCATTCCTTCTTTTCAGGCAAAGCCTGGAACAGGCAGCTGGCCAGCATAAGGACAGGCAGGCCTGGGGCAAGGTGTGTACTGTGGACCAAGCATTGGGCCCTGATGGAGGAGGCAGTCACAGGATGGGAAGCCTGGCTATGGACGGGCTGTAAAAGAGACCATTGGCACATGGTCTTGGCACATCTAGtccattttttatccattgtgATTCCAGAAGGGACTTGTTATTTCAGAACCATCTTTTTCCAAAGTATGTTGTTTTGATTCATAGTCTAGCGCCCATCTTACACAGACTTGAAGAGAATGCTGCTTCGGAGCTCAATCTGCTTccctgtaatggggcatgtggtggggacttgataaaagggGGAATGTAGggaccacaatgttgttcacatGAAACCTcagcataagattgtacatcagtgataccttgataaaaacaaacaagaatcaGAGTCACTGTGAGAGCCTGGACAGGACCTGCCCCCCTTCCTCTGCGGCCGATCGAAAGCCCAGACCCCACAGTCTGCTGCCAGATGTAACCCCTTGGTTTTTTTCAGAGGGGCTGTGTGTTGccccacatggaagaaaccagaaACAAGAGCATGAGGCTGGGCGGTGCTTCCACACAGAGGGCAAGATGCCTCCCTTCTCCTTTGGTTTCTCACCTAAGGTCCCCTTTGGCACCTGAAACTTTTGTGATTTGACTCCTGATATAAAGGACAGTTCTAACGGCAGAAttcaaagttataaaaataaacactcacactcaccttgaaaaaaaaaaagccatatttTTTCCTCAACAACTTGGGGAAGCCCCAAGGAGGAAGCTCACCAAGGTGTCCAACGCCCTTCACAACAGCTGCTTCCTGATGAGCAGGGCCCCGCCCCTGAGGTGTGAGGAGCAGGGCAGGTGCTAGGAGGATGCTGATAACAGGGGACAGTCACTAAACAGTAGGTTCCAGGCACTTTTCTGAGTCCTCTCCCAGGTCCCCTCGTGGAATCCTTTAGTACAGAAGCAAAGACTCCTATCCCATTTCCCAGGCGTCTGGAGGTTAAGTGTCCTTCCGAGGAACtcagctgtcttgccaatgggtttcagcccctggcaagttcgctatggattcagtgtgactgaagaaatgacagtagaaggtttctttggggcgaaaaggtttattacccgacttgttctcccggtggtaggttgagcactagcgtctccgcctccgcccagagcactgggccgagctctctacatagcgcaatagcttattgcccacacgtatggaagtggcagcccagcaacaggccagttacaccatcaggtggtttaagctcagtgaggatcctggccataggaaccccaacttccccacaccagcCTTGCTCTCTACTGACAGGTGAGGCAGGACCTGAACTCAGCCACTGGCTCCCAGAGCCCCTGGTGGGATCAGTTCCTTATCGACTACTTCCCAAGAGCTGGTGAGACAGTCAGTCACCCAGGGACCCTGAAGCTCTGGTTTAGGCAGCGTCTACATCTACTCAAGTGCTTGGACTGTGGAGTCAGACAGATTTGGGTTCAAATCTCCCTCTCTGTCCTTCTTGATTGAAATTGGGCACATTCCTCTCTCTGAATTTCTACCTCTTCAGCTCTAAAATCACTACCTGCTTCAGAGGTATTGTTGAGTTGAAAGGGTTAAATAAGATACCACATGTaaggcacttagcacagtgctaaGGCCTCAGTCGAGGGAAGACGCTAGTTCCTGGGAGAGAAAGAGGGGCTTGCCTGCTGTGTAGAGGGGCTCAGAGCACAGGGTGAAGGACATCTGTGACCTCACCGATGGCACTCCCAGAGAAGGGACGCACAGGTGTGACGAGCTTGCGCCTCACTGAGGCAAATGAAGGGCTCCAGTCACACTGGAGGTTTCCTCAGGAAGGCGGCTGCATCTCGTTCCCATTGAAGTCTCAGGCTTCCCAGGAAACACTGAAGCAGCTCTTCCTTGGGGCCTTGAAGCCCTCAGCGTGAAGCTGCCCCGCCTCCAGGGCCCCTGCCCCCTGAGCTGTCTTTGGAAGGCAGCCCCTTCCTGCCAGGCCCGGCCTTCCTCGCTGGCTTTCCCCAGCAGACGCCAGCCTTAACTACCAATCACTTTGCCGCAGAAACAGGTGGGGCAGAGGAGGGTCACAAGCACCACGGTGGGGCCCGATTTCTAGGAATCTCTCACAGTTTTGTGGTATTTGCACACTAATCTGTCTTTCATAACAACCGTCTCTGCCTCACTTTCTTAATTGGTTCTAGAAATGCCCCCCAAGATGATCTGGATGCATCCACGGTGTCCCAGTTCACGGGTGTCCAGTCCTGAGGGCTGACGCACTGggtcttcctgttttctctcagtgGCCTCCTCCCCTTAATCTAGAAGAGTCAAACGTGCTGTTCCCACACCAAGTGTCCCTGCCCCTTTCACTACCTCCTCCATTCTGTCTCCACACACACTGTGTCTCTCTCTCGCATGGATTTGCCCCCTCCCCTTCAACCCCTTCACCGCACACAGGCCAAAGAGCTGACTGTGCTTTGATTTGCACCATTCCTCACCCCCCGCCGTCCTGGCAAGCCCAGCAACTCTGTAATGTCCCTCTGTTCAAAACCCTCCGTGCTCTCCCACTGCCCTCAAGATAATGCACAACTTCCTGACCACAACTGGCAAGCACCCTGCTGGCCCCCTGGAGCTGGCTGGCTTCTCTTTCTCATCCCCTGGGTGGTGTCTGACCTCCTAACTCCATGCTCTCTGTCAGAGTAAGGGCTCAGGAGGCAACTCCCTTCTGCCGGTTATACTGGATGCTCCGCCTTGTAACTTTCTTCAGCATCTGCTCTTTGTCCCCTTCTCATCTCAGGCAAACCTTGCACTGAAACTCCTGTTACATTTACAGGTTCACAGTCTCTCAGCAAAAACTCTTAGTGCCTAGGATTTCAGAGTTCAGAATCTTCCCGATCTTAGGTCATTCTACATGTTAGATCTCAGTGCCTGCCATGTGACATGACACCCTCAGCAGGGCCTGGGCCAACACCCCATGGTCAAATGCATTAACATTCATGCAATGAAATGTGTGACTAGTCATACAAAGCAGGTTGAGAAAAACTTCAAATGGCCAGTTTAGGGCAGATTTTACTATCTGATGAATTAAAAATCTGATGGGTTTCAGTGGTTTTTGGATTTGGGAAACACAGATAAGGGATTGGTCACCTGTACTACTAAGAAAGTGTACCATTCACCTGGTCCTCAGCATATATTCTTTTGTGGCCTGACTTGGATCAGTCACTTCTGTACAGCTATTTGATTGTCCGCAtgttccttttccctcccttggGGCCCATGTCTCTGGGGGCCCAGCGCACACAGCACTTAGCAAGCAAGGACTCAGTTTGCAAGCAGCAAGCACCTGCTTTCAGTCCCTTCCACCAGGTGTCCTGGCTCATCCTGAGGTGCGCGGCCACCAGCTTTTGGGAGGTGAAGCAACTAGACAGTCAGTGCTGTTAACCGGCTGTGGCAATGGGACAGTGGGAGGGGCACGTCGTAAAAGTCAGAACCAGTGTAACCCAGCCCAGAATCTGCAGATCAGAGTAAGGGATACAAGGGGCAGGTCAGACTGCTCCTCAGAGACTCCGACTCCTGCAACATCTCTTCCCCACCTAAGGGCTCTTGTACCTTTCTTCTAGAAGCAGAGCTGGGCCTTGGGCTTAAAGCTCCCTCGCTATAAAAATGCATACAGTTCTCTTGAAGGTATGTACCTGAATTCGTTCCCtgcagctgctgtaacaaattaccataaaccgATGGCTTTGAAACAGCACAAATTTGTTCTCTCTCCATTCTAGAGACCAGAAATCTGAACTTAGTAccactgggctgaaatcaaggtgtcagcagggccacgctcctctggaggctctgggggagaagctgttccttgcctcttccagcttctggtggtcgGCAGCGTCCTTTGGCTGGTGGCTGCATCTCTCCAGGGCCTGCCTCCCTCTTCACATCACCTCCTCTGCTTGGGTGGTCTCCCTCTACCCCTTATAAGGATACATGCGGGTGCATCGGGGCCCACCCAGCTAATCCAGGATTAACTGCCCATCTCAGGATTCTtcacttaattacatctgcaaagaccctttttccaaataatgtCATGTTTACAGTTCCCAGAGGTTAGAACCTGGTTTCTTGGGGTGGGGGTCACTGGTCAGCCTACCACAGTACAGCAGTGATGTCCACTGAAAAGAATCTTGGAATAACCTTATTTGGGGATAATTACGATCTAAGTCAAGCTTTGTCAATGAGCAAGTTGGTGACTGTGACACTGGGAAAGCCTTTTTTTCAATCCTCTTTATTGGGACATATTAacacatataaagaaaaacacacaaagaTTTATTGCCAAGGGAACGCTTGTGTAAACTCCGCCAGGGTCAAGAAAGGGAATATTGCCAGCACCCTCCCTCAAGCCCCCTGCAGGCCCCTCTCGGTTActccctctccttctcccccCACGGGAAGAACTATGGGACCTTTACAGTAATCACTCCCTTGCTTTTCTCTGTCATTTTACTACCTAAGCCCACATCCTAGAtcctgaagttttattttgctactgTTTTTGAATATTAGATAAAAGGAATCATACAGAATGTCCTTTCTTGTCTAAGCTTCTTTCCTTCAACATTAAGTTTATAAATTTGATCCACACTGTTGCATGTCGGtgtaatttattcttttgcataATTTGTAGAGTATTTCCTTGCATGAATATGCTGCAAAGTAGCTCTTTCTGTTGGTGACAGACATTTGAGTTGTCAATCAGAAAAATCAGGAATGCTCTGAACATTCTTGTATGTTTACTGACATACACGGGTACTTGTTTCTGGCGGCTATGTACTTTGGAGCAGAACTGCATCATCTTGCAACTCTTGATGATCTTGTTACCGGCAGACACCAGAACAGGGGCCTTGGTCCTCGTCTTCACAGAGGAAAAGAATTTTACACTGAGACTTAGGACTATGCAAGCAAGCAGTGCACTTTATTAGAAACACCCTGATAGACCAAGGTGGGCTGCTCAAGAGAGAGTCAACCCTGAGAAAAATCAGGGTAGCTCCCATTATGGGGaatgaaaatgtttattcatCAGTTATTAGGTCGCCTAGCATGAGTAGGGAGGGAAGGCTTCAGTTAGCATATGTGCAGTTggattacatacatacatatatagtgcTATGTCATCTGGGGTGGGGGGTAAATTTAGTATTATAATGATGAAGAGGCAACTATCGGACACCAAATTTTCCTTATGCGCATGTCAcaagttgtttgtgttttggtccattgattatctaACCAAGGGGTCTCTAAACTTAGGACATGGCAGCTATTAAAACTTGTTAAACCAATTGGTTGACATGAAAAACAAGATCTATTGGAACCTTACAGAGCCAGTGGTCCAAGTCACAGGCTCTTTGTCAGGACTTAGGAATGTGGGGAAAGACTGGTCTCCCCTTTTTTCCTCTGCCTATCTCAGTGTCAAACCACTGGCCAAAGTGGTTGTTGGCCTGTGTACTTCCGCCAGCTGGGTAGGTGAGCTCTACGTTTCCACATCCTCTCCCACGCTTGAttatcagtcttttaaatttcatCCATCCTGATAAACGTATTATGTTATCACTGGTGGTTTTAATTCTCATTTCTCTGTGTATGAATgaggttgaatatcttttcatacaTTTGCTATATTTGAATATTCTCTTTTGTAAAAAGCTTTCAATTTTCCcacccatttttttctatttgctatttgtctttttcttattgattcctAGGAGTAGCTTATGTTTTCTGGAAATGAGTCTATGTCAGTTCCAAGTCTCCAGGACCTCACTGAGCTGTATGTTTAAAGTCTGTGCATTTTATTGAATGTGAATTGTGGCCAGAACCTTCATTATTCATTCTGCACTATCAGTCCAGCAAATCCTGATCACAGTCTCCTCGCTAGGCCAGGCCCCACCTCATAGAATCCAGCACTTCATAGtctgggaaaaaagaacaaaaggaagaacaagacttgaaagaaggagagagaagcctAGGAGAGTCATTCTGGCACATTCTTTACCTTGTCAGACTCAGAAGGAATGACAGTCCTTCCTAAGAACACAGGGGCTCCACTTGTCCCAACCAATAAGCACCCCTcttccccccagcccctgccatccctCACAGCCCTGAAAGATCTTACAGAACAGTGAATCAAGATAGAGGCTCCAATTCCATCCATTAGTGGTTTCATTTTCAGTAAAATTGCCCTCGATCACAATTTGTAAATGAATACATATGTGCATATCGCTGAACTAAAATGTTCTTTTCCgagttcacttaaaaaaaaaaaactacattaaGTTACTCAGCAGAATAATCGCTTCTGTCTCACTCCCAGGGAACAAATGTGACATGTGGGAAAAGCGGCATGTTCTGTTTGAG
This is a stretch of genomic DNA from Manis pentadactyla isolate mManPen7 chromosome 7, mManPen7.hap1, whole genome shotgun sequence. It encodes these proteins:
- the RAB19 gene encoding ras-related protein Rab-19, with amino-acid sequence MQFSSLARAADENFDYLFKIILIGDSNVGKTCVVQHFKSGVYTETQQNTIGVDFTVRSLEIDGKKVKMQVWDTAGQERFRTITQSYYRSAHAAIIAYDLTRQSTFESVPHWIHEIEKYGAANLVIILIGNKCDMWEKRHVLFEDACTLAEKYGLLAVLETSAKESKNIDEVFVLMARELIARNSLHLCGENDLNNLPLDSSPVLMAQVPSEKTQCTC